AAAACCAGAAGATAGTAGAGCTTATGATGGCAATTCATCTGGCAGCACTACAGAGAAGAAAGACGCTAAGAAATTCATTGAATTTCACTATGATGTCTCTAACGATTTTTACAAACTCTTCCTGGATGAACGCATGATTTATACCTGCGCTTATTTCACTGATTGGGATAACAGTCTGGATCAAGCTCAATTCGATAAGCTAGATATGATTTGTAAAAAGCTTCGCTTGAAAGAAGGTGAGACAATGCTCGATATTGGTTGTGGTTGGGGCGGGTTACTCATTCACGCAGCCGAGCATTACGGTGTCCAGGGGCATGGTGTAACTCTAGCCACTGAGCAATTTGAATATGCTAAAAAAGCGATTAAAGAAAAAGGCTTGGAGGATAAAATCACGATTGAATTAAAAGATTATCGTGACCTTGAGGGCAAGTTTGATAAAATCTCATCCATTGGCATGTATGAAGCCATCGGCATAGCACAAGTCCCAGAATATTTAAGAAAAGTACGTTCTCTATTAAAAGCTGAAGGCATTTTTCTCAATCATGGCATCACACGTAAAGGTAAGAAAAAGCAAACCAAATTTTCCTCGCGCCCTGAGCAAAAAGCTTTGCAAAAATATATCTTTCCAGGTGGTGAATTAGATGACCTCGGTAATACGATAAATAAAATGGAACAAGCCGGATTTGAAGTTCAGGATGTAGAAGGTTGGCGCATGCACTATCAGCTCACAACCAAACTATGGTGTGACCGACTAACCGCGAACAAAGATGCCGCAATAGAGATCATCGGCGAACAAACCTATCGTATTTGGGTGGTCTATTTAGCTGGATGCTCGCTTGCCTTCTTAAAAGGTTCAGCGCGGCTTTATCAAACTGTCGCCACACAAAACCCGAAAGGCATGCCAGTAACGCCGCAAACAAGAGAAGACCTTTATTAGGCTCGTTTTATTTGCGATAGTTCGTTGGCTTCTGATAACTTGTTGCTTGTGGGCGAAAAGAAGCTGGAACTTCGGCTCGAACAGAAGTCGTCACAGCCTCAATTTGAGGAGCAGCTTTTTCTAAAGCATGAGAAGAGGCAAAAGGCAGATATCCAAACGCTTTATAGCGTTGTCTCTTAAGAGTTTCAAAATGTCGATTATATTGCTGAGAGTTCTGTTGTTCCAAAGATAAAGAAGAGGCAACCTGTTCTGGTGTTTGTGGGTTGGACTCCGGCGCTGGGTAAGATGTCATTATATCAAAGCCGCGCTTACCCCATTGATAAGTAGGAACGGTAACGCGAGTGAGTAAGTTTGAACGCGGTCTAAAACTTGTAGACCTAAGCGAGCGTGCCCAAGCATAAAGGGTATCAGCTATGGTGAAGCGAGATGCTAGTA
The genomic region above belongs to Hyphomicrobiales bacterium 4NK60-0047b and contains:
- a CDS encoding cyclopropane-fatty-acyl-phospholipid synthase family protein; this encodes MLKKKTDVELADIAAELIKEISQKLDVDMSIKLWDGRILPLGPNVTSDLTLVIAHPGVIASLLKGPSLDKIIRHYIHKNLDFEGGTLFDIGEQIVFNKSRKRIKEISKGTFLKKLAPFLLVPSLKPEDSRAYDGNSSGSTTEKKDAKKFIEFHYDVSNDFYKLFLDERMIYTCAYFTDWDNSLDQAQFDKLDMICKKLRLKEGETMLDIGCGWGGLLIHAAEHYGVQGHGVTLATEQFEYAKKAIKEKGLEDKITIELKDYRDLEGKFDKISSIGMYEAIGIAQVPEYLRKVRSLLKAEGIFLNHGITRKGKKKQTKFSSRPEQKALQKYIFPGGELDDLGNTINKMEQAGFEVQDVEGWRMHYQLTTKLWCDRLTANKDAAIEIIGEQTYRIWVVYLAGCSLAFLKGSARLYQTVATQNPKGMPVTPQTREDLY